TTATGAAAATCAAACGATGTACCGAAGGTGAGATAGGAAAAAAAGGGGTAGTAATAGATGGTTTATAATTTGAAATCAAGTTCATTCGATACAAATGATTTTATTTTCAACCTGCAAAAAGGGATTTCAGAAATAATCAAAGATGATTTAATTGGTATCTATATCCACGGTTCCTTAGCAATGGGAGGATTTAATCCGAACAGTAGTGATATTGATGTATTGGTCGTTACAAACAAGTCGATGACAGTTGAAACTAAAAGGAAATTAGCAAAGCTCTTATTAATGCATTCTAGTTCCCCATTTCCTGTTGAAATTAGTTTCCTGAATACTGAACAATTAAAGGTCTGGCAGCATCCTTGCCCATTTGATTTTCATTATAGTGAATTTTGGAGAGAACGATATGCAAATGATTTATTAAGTGGAACAGACAAATTTTTGAATGGTGATGTTAATACCGATGCAGATTTAGCAGCTCATATTACCATCACTAATAAAAGAGGGGTTTGTGTATATGGTAAATCTATTGATGAAGTTTTTCCTTTAGTTCCATCCTCAGATTATCTATCATCAATAATGGGTGATTTCACGGATTGTTTAGAAAATATCGAAGAAGACCCAATTTACTGTACGCTAAATTTGATTAGAGTTTATTGGTACCTAAAAGAAGGTGTTATTTCTTCAAAGCAAGAAGCTGGTAACTGGGGGTTATCTACACTTCCCAAAGAGATAAAAAACACCGTTGAAAAAGTGGTTAAATGTTATTCAAATGATAAAGATACTTATAGTTTTGAGAAAGATGAACTGGTATTCTTAAAAAACTACATTTCAAACGATGTAAAGAAATTATTGAACTAACAAGGGAACTCCTTAATACTGAAGTCCCCTCGTTTATATTAAAAATCAACATTATTGTTTAACATAGCTAATTAATATAAAAAGCTGTTTACCACAAAAGTAAACAGCCTTTTTCTATCATCCGTGAAAGTCTAGCAATTTTCAGGCGTTCCAGTGTTTGTAGCTGTTCTAAACGATGATCCGCATCCACAACTGGCTATGGCATTTGGGTTATCTATCGTAAAGCCCC
This genomic stretch from Metabacillus sp. B2-18 harbors:
- a CDS encoding aminoglycoside adenylyltransferase domain-containing protein, which gives rise to MVYNLKSSSFDTNDFIFNLQKGISEIIKDDLIGIYIHGSLAMGGFNPNSSDIDVLVVTNKSMTVETKRKLAKLLLMHSSSPFPVEISFLNTEQLKVWQHPCPFDFHYSEFWRERYANDLLSGTDKFLNGDVNTDADLAAHITITNKRGVCVYGKSIDEVFPLVPSSDYLSSIMGDFTDCLENIEEDPIYCTLNLIRVYWYLKEGVISSKQEAGNWGLSTLPKEIKNTVEKVVKCYSNDKDTYSFEKDELVFLKNYISNDVKKLLN